The following is a genomic window from Photobacterium toruni.
AATGAAGGTTTGCTGAACGTCTGAGCGTTTATCGCCCACAGACCAAATCCACTTATGGTCATGGTTGGTTTTTGGCATCAAGGTTTGCATTAGATCCAGATAGTGATCTTTGATCGCCACATCAGTACATAAATCCATACTGCGGTGATACATACGTTCAGCCTCAACTTGATTATGCTGAGAAAGCAGGGTCGCGATCTGACGCCATTTACTGATCAATATCGGGGCGTTTTGTTTGTCACGCGATGCTTCAAAGAGTAAACGTAAATCTGCCAATGAACGTGTCACCATCAGTGGTACTTGCTCTTGCACATCAACACTGTGGGCTTTATCTGATTCAATTTCCGCTATATCATTTTTATTCATCGACACAAAGTAGCTGCTTTGACCTAAACAAATGCTACCCGCTTCAACGTGATAGGTTTGCGCTTGTGCAATCAAATCATCAAAATTCGATTGGGTAGCATTAGAAACACGATATATAGCAAGCGCCGCAGGACCCACTTTATTACTTTGTGTGCCATAGACTGATTTAGTCAAATCTTTGGCTGTGCTGCACAATGCTTCCACCAAGTGAAGAGAATGCATAAACGGATGCGAGGCTTTATGGAACAACACACCACCACTGGCCGTTAGATACGGTTTTAAACCACTGCCCGTTAAATGTTGCTCAAACAGTGAGGCAAGCGCCTTGCTTGAATGGTGTTTAAATGCCAGACAAAAATGCTCGGAATACGTTAAAGCAAGATCGGCACGACACAATAAAGTGACATCATCTCCACCTAATACGATCGGACGCATAGGTAGTACAACCTTACCGACATCGGCTTGACCTGACTCAACAATAAAATCATACAAATATTGTGTTGCATCTTTCGCAGCAGCAACTGTTGCTTCATTGAGTGCTTCAGAAAACTGACGAAAGGTTTGGCAATAGATCTCATCACTTTTATCTTGCAGTGCTTCTTTAAGCTTTCGCAGTAAAATACCTAATCCATTACCATCAATATGGATCAGCGCCATGTCTTTGAGCGCTTCTTGCTCTTGACGGTTAAGATCTGAGGTTTTACCAACGAAAGGAAATTGATTTTCCAAATCAATCGGGTATTGGATCTCACCTTTTAACCCCGTTGGCGTGAATCGATCTTGCAGGGCTGCATTATCGCGCATTGAAAACAATTGATATGCTTGACGATGTTGCTCAGTATCTAAATCTACTGTTTTATCTTTTTGTAACTCGGCCTCATTATGAACGGCTTTACTACTGTATGCATTTAATGGTACCAACGCCGATCCTGTACGAGAATAACGATCCATAATGGTTGTCGCATATGCCAGCGCACGTTTGGGGCTATTACGATCAGCATTCAAACGCGCTAAACCCACGCTCATAGCATCGGTAAGACGCTCACCATCACTTAACGCATCGGTATAGACCATGGATGGGAAAAGTTGGCTCAGGGTTAACGTCCATGTAGAACGCAAACTAACCAACGGTGCTTGTTGCTGGCAATACGCATAAAAAGCCCCACCTTTACAACGCAGAAAATGGATCGTGTGCTCAGTGTTAACATCACGATTGAGTAAATCAGATTCAAGCTCTGCCGCTTTTAACACCTGATCCAATACACTGTCTTTGGTAGAATCAATTAAGCGATCAAGTCGCTCACTGGCTGCAATCACATCTTTTAATTTATTCGATTGGAATAAATAATCTTGAATAGATTTAGCCTCAAACAGATAGCAATAATACATTCATGCCTCTTAACAAAAACCTTATTAGGAATAAAATTAATAATACGCCTAATTATTTATAACTTAATGATTTTGATATTTATTTGCTTAAAAATATTGAGATATACGATAAGATGCATATTTTTCCACCATTTCAGGTACAAGTATTAACAATACAGCGCGTAAAAAACCGCCATCATTGTTATTAATGCTCTTTTTTACTAGCTTAGTTTCTAAACACACACCATAAGGAAAAGAGATTGGGGTGTCTTTTTGTTGCCAATAATCAGCAACGGGAAATAATAAACAGCTAAAAGTACCTAACTGCTCAGTATTGGGTTGTTCATTATTACGTAAGATTTGCACATACAAACCGTGGTATTGATCTTGCCATAGTTGATAGGCCAACCGCCCTTCTCCGCGTAATTTAGGGGCATATTGGACATCATTAATAAGAGTAAATTGTAACCGTACTGGAATAAGCATCGCGCTTGTTACCTTGCTATTTATCAATGGGCATATATTAACGCTTTATGCACATTAACTTGATAAGACAAGTTTGTGTTGCTTCACGAGCTTGAACAATCTGTTATGTATAAACACCAATTTTTATCTTTAAAAATAAAAATTCTTGCAAACAATAAATGGCAATACTGTTTTATTACCCCATAAAACTCTGCCACATTCACAAGTTTATACATTTAACATAAAATTAACATAGTTTTTTACAGTATTTGGGAAATAATCATGCCAACAAAAAAATATTAAATATAAGCCATTGATTATTATAATTACAAAATAAACTGGTACTTATTTTGCTTTATTTATAAATTTTCTCCGTGTTTAAAACGCTTGTTTGAATGAATAGTTGCCTTTTATCATTCAATGGCTTAGAATTTTGTCTTGTCAGAAATGACATGCCCTGCTTGAAGGGATTAAGACTGTTGCCGTCTTGATTTAGTGACTGCTCGTATTTGTCAGAAATGACATGCCCTGCTTGAAGGGATTAAGACGCCTGCTCAAGACTCTTATGACTTGGCATAACCATGGTCAGAAATGACATGCCCTGCTTGAAGGGATTAAGACAAAGACATCATTGCCCGTGTCAATATCAATCACGTCAGAAATGACATGCCCTGCTTGAAGGGATAAAAAAAGACCGCTTAGAAGCCTCTAAGCGGTCTTTTTTTATTTCTACTTTACGTCTCTAACGAATGCTGTGCATGTTTTCAAGAAACTTATTTAATAAACCTAACTTTTCAAATAACAAATTAAAGTCTTTCTCATTAACCTCTAACATCGAATACGAATTGTATTTATTTGAATAGTAAGGATAGCGCAGATTATTATGGACAAAATTATATTTAATATTACCTAACACGTAGGTTTGTAATTGAAGCGTAATTTGTTTTTTAACTATATCGTTAGTGCTGCAAATCTCAATTAAAAACGTCACCGCATCATCAAGTGAATGAGTCCGATTACGATCTCTGAAATACGCTAGTCGCTATTTTTCTTTGCTGCTGCTAGCAAAAACACACGCGATCATGATGGCGAAGCACACAATATTATCTAATAGATATAAAACAAAAACCACTCAACACCGAGAGTTATTATATAACTCTCGGTGCTTTAGCGCTTGTTAGTTGAAAGCATATACGCGGATTTTAATCATCTCGTAATGGCTTTACTCTGCATATTAACTGTTTTAAAACTAACGGTTAATTGCAATATGATCACTACATCATGCATTGAGTAACGGCTTCAATTGTTGTTGTATACGATGCAAATGCTGACAATGATCATCTAATGCCTCATCGGTGGTGTGTAGCCCCTGTGCTTGTTGCTGCAATGTTGCCAATAATGGTGTAAAGCATTCATCGACAACCGAGACCACAGCCTTCCGTCCAGCATCAATCACATTGTCAGTCAATTTAATCGCTTGTTGCTCTAATGCGATTTGATGTTGCTGCTCGGCATAACGGGCTTTTTGTTCTTCCACGCACGCTTTACGGTAATCCCAAATTCCCGTCACCACATCAATGGCAGGACCAACAAACGGCACAACCCGTTGCCCAATTTTTTCCATAGAGCGTTTACCAATACCTTTAAAAAGCTCAGGAAACCATGCTTTACCTTGCTTTAACACCTTGATCACAGAGTATTTCACTAACTCATCACTAAGCAGTTGCTTGCCGCCTTGTTGCTTTACCACCTCTTTTAAAGAATCAAAAATGGTATCACCCAACGAAGCGTCATTGTCTGCAAGGCCATCGCGTTGCCATGATATATCAACATCAAATTGTTGAATCAACACTTCCATTTGCTGCTCTAATTGCGTCGCGCACGCATGTACCTCGGTTACGATTTTATCATTTAACTCACCTTGCCATTGCGCAGTTAACGCTTGAGCCCGCTCCTGATCACCACACACCATGGCTTGCTGGTATTGTGCTTTTAAGTAGCCTTTGCTTTTGTCGCAATGGTGCAATAAATGCGTTTGTACTGCGGCTTGTTTTTGTTCAATCGCCTGTATTAACTGAGCAAGGTGTGTTAACGCCTCGTCATTAAGTGATGCCGATACACTTTGCTGCGCCTGTTGCAACAAGCCATTAAATTGATACGCTAAGGTTCGTGCCATTTGTTGTTGATCAGTTTGTTGGATCACGGCAATCAACTGGCGCTCTAACGGCTCAATGCCACTGAAAGCCAGCAACGCCTGATCGCCGCTTTGTTTAGCCATAAATGCTAATTGGGCGTTGATCATAAAATGATGACAACGATCTAACCGCGTCAATAACGCAGGTTGCTCACTTAAATGCAACCGCAAGTAATTCAAAAAGCGCTGTCTAATGGCGATGATGTCGCTATCCGCTTCGCTTTGCCCATCAAATGCATTAAGCACAAACACCAAGGTTTTGTTCTTATCTAAAATACGTTCGATTTCACAATAGGTTTGTTTTTCTTCTAACACACCACGGCTACCGATCACAAATACCACCACATCAGATTTTTCCAATTGCTCACGACTGATAACTTCATGTTCAATGGGAGCGTCAATCCCTGGCGTATCAAGCAACTCAATATCGCCCAATGAATACGCCGTCACCGCATCTGTGGTGGGAATATCATCACAACGCGCCAGCGCTTTCCCCGCAAGGGCATTGATCAAAGTGCTTTTGCCGGCGTTATACACCCCATAGACCATCACCTTAGGGCTCGGTTTGGCTTGACGCTCGGCAAGCTCGTTGTCAAAGTTAGTTACTGCTGCACTAGAAACCCAATCGACAAGCAATGGTCGAACGTCGCGGTACATGCTCTCTAACGAGGAAAAAGCATTAAACATGGTCGATCTCCTGTTGTTGTTTGATAATGGTTTTTTTCACGTTATTAAGTTGCTGCATTTGACGTTGCCAGTGATTGACAATCGGATCGACATACTGTGTCTTTAACTGCCCTTGATAACGTTCGATATCTTGTTGTGTCTGGTGTTCGACCCAATCAAGCAAGCGTTCTTTGACTTGTTCACGATTATCTCCAACATCAATAGTGACATTCTCATACGACTCACTGGTAAAATAATCGCCCGCTGCACCACATAAAGATGCAGCAACTGCCGATCCTAAAGGTCCTCCAACAAAAAATCCGCCGATGCCCCCTAATACAGCCAATACAGTGCGATTACGTACTTTTTTACGTTGTGTCACACAAATTTGACCTTGCTTGGTGCGACGCGAAAAACCGATGTTGTCCATGTTATCAGTGAGCTGCACAACGCAGTCCAGCATCTCTGCGGTACATTTTTCTATAACAGGTTGGTAGTAATGGGTAAAAATTCGATGATAATGCGTTTGCATCGCTTGCATCATCGCTTGGCTATCTTGGCTGTCAGCACAGTGTTCAACCACATTATCGATCTCGGCACAGACATCGCGAATAATATTCAATGCGGCACTGTTGCTATGATCGAGAAACCGTTGTTGTTGGTGGGTTAATGTTTCTATCCCTTGTGCCAGCGGTTGAATGATCACATCGATTGCAATCGAAGCATCTGCACTCAACAGATCATCATACAATCGCCTTAATTGCTGAATAGGGGCATTCTTTTTCAAGGTAATGGCTTCTGAATCTAAAGTGTTATTTAACACACTAAAGAAATCTTCCATGCCCGATGCTGTCATTGCTTCATCACTATTGTCTTGTAACTCAGCGTAACGCACCGACACCGAACTCACCGATGGCTCAGGCGCATGTAAGTTATGTTGATCGAGCATCTGAGCAAACTGTTGCTTTAAATATGCTTGCTGTTTTTGTTGATCTTCACACGTTTTCATTATCAATTTTTTCTGATAACGACCATCTATTACTTCAAAGTCATAAATGTCAGATTGCGTCAGTAGCAACAAAATGCGTTTGCCTTTTTTTATTAACGCTTGCAGCTCTGCCAGATCCGATGCTCTTGCCGGTTGAGCTGAATTCATCGGATACAAAATCAGATCCGCTGCTTCGACATATTTTTGTGTCAGCTCTCCATTTTTATCGGTCACCGAGTGCAATCCGGGGGAATCAATAAAACTCAAACCAGGAATATGCACCCCTTGAATGCTGGCGGTGGTTTCAGCCTGTCCGACTCGAAATCCCTGAGCAAGGGTTTCTGCTTGAGTAAACTCAGTGTTCGTTTCATAGTTAAAAAATTGCGGCTCAATCCCTAAAGCTTGCAGTTGCGCGATGTCTGCTGGTGTTGGCTCGGTGCTGCCTGATACCACATAATTACCTAGCGCACTTTTGCCTGCTTTCACTTTGCCACACACAAAGACTAATAAGCTGTCATCGATTCCACTGCGCAATGCTAACTGTGCCTGATACGATGCGACTTGCTGTTGCCAGTCAGTTAAACGCTGCGTAATTTGTAAAACGTTCTCCTGTAAAACCGCTTGAATAGGATCGTTTTTATTGGCATTTTTTGCCAACGTTACCGTACTATCGATAACGATTTGCATCTGCGAAATCAAGGCAGCTTGCTTGTGATTGATGCGTTGATTGAGATCAGAAAACTGAGATGACAACCCGTTGCAACGCTGAAAAAATTGCTGATGGGCACTGGATAAATTCGCCATACTTACTCCTTGCGCTGTAATTGCTCTAAGGCAGTGTGCAATTGATTTAAACGCTGAAACTGTTTTTGCTGATCTGCTTTTAAATCGCAGCGATAACATACGCTGATTTGACAAAGCTCAGATAATGCCTCTAATGCTGAATCACTGTCATACACTGGCTTTTCACTAAAGCTTGATAATGCGCGTTGATTTAAAGGTGAGGTCAACTCAACGTTGGTGTGATCATGCAATAATGATTCAATCTCACTATTCACCGTACGACACAGTTGGGCTTGACGTTTTTTCTCACGTTGTTGGCGTTGGACGCGCTGTTGTTGCTGCTCCTGTTCTTGCTGACGCTGCTGCGCTTGCTGGTATTGCTGCTCACGATTATTAGAAGAGGAGGAAGATGAAGATGAAGATGAAGATGAGCTTGTATCATCATCCATGATCGCGTCATATATTTTTTTCCCACCATATACAAGAGGAACAATAGCTAACCACCACATAAATATCTCCTTAACCTTGAGGGTGCATTTGTTGAATCGACCGCTGAATGGTTTTAACCTGTGCCACAAATTGCTTTTTACGCGCTTGCTGTTGTTTAATCAGCGGCAGTAATGCGGTCTGTGCTTGTTCGACTTCACGTAATAACTCACTGATCATCTGCTGTTGTTTGTTTTTACGGTGTTGCACCAATTTTTTCTTCATTCGATGGGCGCGACGCTCAATGTGTTGACGCAACACTCCAATGCCACTTTCACGGATCAAAATTGGCTCATTGAGTTTGACACCTTGCTGATACATCAGATTGGAAACCAAAAATGATCGAATATTTTGATTGAGCGCTTGCTGCAATTGGCGAGTTATTTCTTCACACAATGGCTGACACTCTTCTTCTGCCCCTGTCAGTACCACTAATACCGAGCCTTGATCATTATGAGCATGATACAAACGTTGCCACTGAGCTAAATCGTCTTTTTGCAACGATCCGGCATTGAGTCTATGCACCAAAACCAACATATCCGCCTTCTCGGCAGCAAGGGTCG
Proteins encoded in this region:
- a CDS encoding Cas10/Cmr2 second palm domain-containing protein, translating into MYYCYLFEAKSIQDYLFQSNKLKDVIAASERLDRLIDSTKDSVLDQVLKAAELESDLLNRDVNTEHTIHFLRCKGGAFYAYCQQQAPLVSLRSTWTLTLSQLFPSMVYTDALSDGERLTDAMSVGLARLNADRNSPKRALAYATTIMDRYSRTGSALVPLNAYSSKAVHNEAELQKDKTVDLDTEQHRQAYQLFSMRDNAALQDRFTPTGLKGEIQYPIDLENQFPFVGKTSDLNRQEQEALKDMALIHIDGNGLGILLRKLKEALQDKSDEIYCQTFRQFSEALNEATVAAAKDATQYLYDFIVESGQADVGKVVLPMRPIVLGGDDVTLLCRADLALTYSEHFCLAFKHHSSKALASLFEQHLTGSGLKPYLTASGGVLFHKASHPFMHSLHLVEALCSTAKDLTKSVYGTQSNKVGPAALAIYRVSNATQSNFDDLIAQAQTYHVEAGSICLGQSSYFVSMNKNDIAEIESDKAHSVDVQEQVPLMVTRSLADLRLLFEASRDKQNAPILISKWRQIATLLSQHNQVEAERMYHRSMDLCTDVAIKDHYLDLMQTLMPKTNHDHKWIWSVGDKRSDVQQTFINDLLMFSHFSPVNALKNEEQTQ
- a CDS encoding GTPase, whose translation is MFNAFSSLESMYRDVRPLLVDWVSSAAVTNFDNELAERQAKPSPKVMVYGVYNAGKSTLINALAGKALARCDDIPTTDAVTAYSLGDIELLDTPGIDAPIEHEVISREQLEKSDVVVFVIGSRGVLEEKQTYCEIERILDKNKTLVFVLNAFDGQSEADSDIIAIRQRFLNYLRLHLSEQPALLTRLDRCHHFMINAQLAFMAKQSGDQALLAFSGIEPLERQLIAVIQQTDQQQMARTLAYQFNGLLQQAQQSVSASLNDEALTHLAQLIQAIEQKQAAVQTHLLHHCDKSKGYLKAQYQQAMVCGDQERAQALTAQWQGELNDKIVTEVHACATQLEQQMEVLIQQFDVDISWQRDGLADNDASLGDTIFDSLKEVVKQQGGKQLLSDELVKYSVIKVLKQGKAWFPELFKGIGKRSMEKIGQRVVPFVGPAIDVVTGIWDYRKACVEEQKARYAEQQHQIALEQQAIKLTDNVIDAGRKAVVSVVDECFTPLLATLQQQAQGLHTTDEALDDHCQHLHRIQQQLKPLLNA
- a CDS encoding dynamin family protein, producing MANLSSAHQQFFQRCNGLSSQFSDLNQRINHKQAALISQMQIVIDSTVTLAKNANKNDPIQAVLQENVLQITQRLTDWQQQVASYQAQLALRSGIDDSLLVFVCGKVKAGKSALGNYVVSGSTEPTPADIAQLQALGIEPQFFNYETNTEFTQAETLAQGFRVGQAETTASIQGVHIPGLSFIDSPGLHSVTDKNGELTQKYVEAADLILYPMNSAQPARASDLAELQALIKKGKRILLLLTQSDIYDFEVIDGRYQKKLIMKTCEDQQKQQAYLKQQFAQMLDQHNLHAPEPSVSSVSVRYAELQDNSDEAMTASGMEDFFSVLNNTLDSEAITLKKNAPIQQLRRLYDDLLSADASIAIDVIIQPLAQGIETLTHQQQRFLDHSNSAALNIIRDVCAEIDNVVEHCADSQDSQAMMQAMQTHYHRIFTHYYQPVIEKCTAEMLDCVVQLTDNMDNIGFSRRTKQGQICVTQRKKVRNRTVLAVLGGIGGFFVGGPLGSAVAASLCGAAGDYFTSESYENVTIDVGDNREQVKERLLDWVEHQTQQDIERYQGQLKTQYVDPIVNHWQRQMQQLNNVKKTIIKQQQEIDHV
- a CDS encoding GTPase codes for the protein MKQTKMQRLIVSVLPHHPDWMKKWRALSAPSNHVNIAVFGSYNVGKSALLCSLTEQLTPPYFPINDVPETREIRHWQQGDVCYIDTPGLDVNGNDTYLATLAAEKADMLVLVHRLNAGSLQKDDLAQWQRLYHAHNDQGSVLVVLTGAEEECQPLCEEITRQLQQALNQNIRSFLVSNLMYQQGVKLNEPILIRESGIGVLRQHIERRAHRMKKKLVQHRKNKQQQMISELLREVEQAQTALLPLIKQQQARKKQFVAQVKTIQRSIQQMHPQG